Sequence from the Terriglobales bacterium genome:
GTTGCTGTTGCTCCCTGCAATTGTCCCTGTCACGTCCACCGAGAAGGTGCACGATGATCCGGCCGCCGGTGACGCGGTCAGCGTCCCACCGGAGAGGGTGATGGTGCTGCTTCCCGCTACCGCCGTGATCGTGCCAGCACCGCAGGAGCCGGTTATGTTGGGTGTCGCCGCCACTACCACGCCCGCAGGCAAGTTGTCGGTGAAGGCTACCCCGCTCAGCGCGCTGGCGGTGTTGGGGTTGGTGATGGTAAAGCTCAAGGTGCTGTTGGTGTTCAACGCAACGCTGGTGGGATTGAAGGCCTTGCTGATGGTCGGAGGGCCTACCACTGTGATGTTTGCGATCGAGGTGTTGCCGGTCCCGCCATTGGTGGAGGTGGCGGTGACGCTGTTGCTCTTCACGCCTGCGGTTGTTCCCTGAACCGTTACTGAGACGGTGCACGAAGAGACCGGAGCAACGCTGGCGCCGCTCAAGCTGACAGTCGAGGACCCATCGACCGCAGTCACTGTTCCGCCAGCGCAGTTGGTAGTTGGATTACCAGGTGTGGCCACAACCAGGCCTGCCGGCAGATTGTCGGTAAACGCGACACCGGTCAGCGTCAGGTTCTGGTTGCTGTTGCTGTCAATGGTGAACGTCAGGCTGGTGGTACCGTTCAGCGGAATCGAGGCGGCGCCGAAAGCCTTGACGATATGCGGCGGATTGATGACCGTGAGGCTCGCGGAAGCGGTGTTGCCGTTGCCGGCATTGGCGGAATCAATGGTGACGCTGTTGTTGTAGACGTTGTCGGGAGAGGCCTGCACGTTCACATTGATGGTGCACGTGCCAATCGGCAAAGCCGGATTGGCAAAGCTGATCGTGCCCGTGCCCGCGGTTGCGGTCACCGTGCCTCCGCAGGCGTTGACGACGCTCGGTGTGGTGGCAACCACCATGCCGGCCGGCAGAGTATCGGTGAAGCTGGAGTCAATTGCGATTACGTTAGCGTTGGTGATGCTGAAGGTAATGGTGCTGGCAGCATTCACCGCGACCGGGTTCGGGCCAAAGCTCTTGGTGATGGAGGGCGGCTGCAGAATGATGATGCCGACATTGGCCAAGCCTCCGCTTGACGCGCCCAGACCCCCCGCAGCCGTGTAGGTAAAAGTTGTTGCTGTGGGTGTAGCGAGGATTGGGAATGTACCGTTATAGCCACCGATGCCGACACCGGAAATAACGACCGTCTCGCCTAGGCCTGCCGTGAAATTGTGCGCACCAACGGTGGTGATGGTAACTGTTGTACCCACCTCAGTGGCGGTCGCAATGAGATTGGAGTTGGCCGAGACGACCGCCTGGTCCACGGTCGCATGGGCCGAGCCGCGTCCTGATACACCACCCGCATTGAAGGTCGCCGTGGCCGTGGGCACAGGGTTGGCCAGTGTTTCCGGCTGGGCCTGAGGAATGGTTCCCAAAACGGGAGCGTCAAAGGTGATGGGTAAGCCAACGATCACATTCAGATTGCCGGCCAGGGCGGCACCGTTGCCGTGATTGTCCTTGCTCATGTCTCCAGTCAGCGTCGAGCTCTGATTAATACGAATGATTGCTGCAGTCGCGTTATGAGTCAGGACGATGAATGGATCGATCGTAGCTGTAGTCGTGGTGTTGTTTACCGTGCTCGCCGCCGCGTTGGTGCCCCACCAGTTGTTGGTTGCAGTGACGGTACCGTTAATGTTATTGAGGTTGCTTCCTAAGAGCGCAGTGTTGCCCGCCAAGCGGCTGAAACTCATATTCAGAGTCCCAAAGCCGGCGCTGAGATTGCCTACCGAAATTCCTCCGCCATTGCCGTTCGGGGCATGGTTAGTGGTGATAGTGATTTTGCTAAGTGTGACCGAGTCGGGGTTCTTCGTATTCAGAAAGAGCCCGCCGCCGTCTTTCTGGTTCACGAGGTTACCGATGCCGCCCGTGTTGCCGCTGATAATGGTGCCTTGGTCGATCAGCAGATTCGCGGCAGCCCAGATTCCGCCGCCCGATCCGTTGGCCTGATTGCCGGAGATGGTGCTCGAGTGAATAATCGTTTGCCTGGAGCCGGACACGTTGGAAAAAATATTAAGACCACCACCCTGACCCACGCCGATGGGCACGCTATTGTTGATGACCTGGGTGTTGGTCATTAACATACGCGAAGGAAAGGACACCCATATCCCGCCACCGACGGAGCCGCCGCCGACACTATCTGCTCCCTTGTTGCCCTGAATGATGCTGTTGGTGATGGTCGCGAGCCCGTTGCCAGGAACGGTGAAATTGAAGTTGGCCAGTCCGGCGCCGTTTCCCTGGGTGGTGTCGCAATTCTGTAGCGTGACGTTGGTCAGCGTAAGGTTGGCCGCCCCGCTTGAGCCGGTGTCAAACTCCATGCAGCCACCGTCACCATCGTTGCCATGCGTGCCGCGATTGTGCCCGTTTTGGAGGGTGAGATTGGAGAGGCTGGCGCTGGCGTTCGTAATTGGACAGGCTCCTGTTCCGAGGTCCTCATTGACATTCATTACCATGTCAACGCCATTGGCCGGTCCTGGATTGTAGCTGGCTGTTCCTGCCTGAATGATGGTGGAGTTCTGCCCGGCGCCCGTGATATTCATCGTGCGGTCCACCGACAGAGCGCCAAAACTACCGGTGCAGTCATTGGCGACTTTGGCAATGGTGAGCGTATAGGTCCCAGCCTGCAAACTGATGTTGTCGCCGTTGGCTTTGATAACGGCCTCGCGTAACGTACAGTCGCCAGATCCATCAACGCCGCCGGTGTTGAGACAGGTTACGCCCGTGCCTCTAGGCGCTATGTCATCAAAGCGATTGGGAAAGAACGTGGGATCGGGAGTGGGCATCATGGCCGAAGGCGCCATCTGGTCCTTGTGTAGTGAAATCACTCCGGGACGTCCATCCACATTGACGCGCATAGGAATCGCGGCAACCGGAGACGTAGCGGTATACGGCCGGCTCAGACGCACACCTTGCGGGAATGTACCCGGCGGCAAGGTATTGTCTTCTATGGAATGGAAATCATGAGCGATGACGTTCATCTGCCCTGTGCTGGAATCCAGCACCGTCAAATCATCAGCGCCATAGTTGGTAATGTGGGTGCGCATGAGAACGGGCGCCACACCGGAATTGCCCAATGAGGCCACAGCCGGCATGTTCTCAATCACCTTCCAGGTGTCAGGCCTGTAAGTCTTCTGTTGCTCCACATAGGGGTCAGGCTCTCCGTTCAGCAATCTCTGCCTGCGGGCCCTGACTTCTTCCAGGCTCCATGGGGTCGCGTCAAAGCCGTTGCGCGCAACAATATTCAAGCTGCCATCAGAGGCGAGTAGCGCCATCTGCGAGCGGTTGTCGCGATCAAAAATGAATGAGCCCAGGGCAATTGCAACCGGAGAGAACGGCAACGGCACTGGTTCCAGGCCCTGCGTGAGATTTCCCGCCGGCGTCAAATTTCTGCCGTGGAGAATAAAGAGATTGCCGCCGGAAACAACGGCCACGTCTGCGATCGCATCTCCATCCAGATTGCCGACTGCCAGGGCAGTTGCCGGAGCCTGCAGCGGATATGCACCAATGAGATATAAGCCGCTGGCGGAAGTGCTGTATACCAGCAATGCCGGTCCCTGCGGCCGTTCAATGGCCACAATGATCTGGCTGGAATTCTGATGTGGATCAAGTTCTGCCGTGGCCAGGCTGGTCACGATTCCTGGCAGCGTAAACACCGGATACGGCGTGAAATTTCCATGCCCGTCATTGGCCAGAATGTAAAGCGCGCTGCTGCCTTTCGTGGCAGCTACGATGTCGAGATGGTCGCCTCCAGTGAAATCGCCGGTAGCAAGGAAGTCGGGCCGCTGCGGCAATTCAAAAAGCCGCGCGTTCGGCAAAAAGGGTGAAGGAAAGCGGCTCTCTCCAATGGCACGAAACGATTCCTCGCTCTGTGGCGCGAAGGCATCCAGGTTGCCGCGATACACGGCGACAGCTCCGCCTCCGGCAGTTGCATAACCGACCGCCAGACCTTCGATTCCATCCTCCTCATAAAAGCGCCCCTTCGCCAGGGTTAGCGGCTGCACCTGGCTGGCAGCAAAAGCTTGGGCGGCGCGCGTGGGCGCACCTATGGCGGGAGAGTCAGCGGTCACCGCCAGAGGCTGGGGATCCTGGAGCCAAATTTTCTGATTGCCCTGAGCGTAGAGGTGCGAGCCGACAGAGACGGGAAATCCAGCCAGAATTAGCGCGCAAAGGATGAATGTAAAGACGAAGACGGGGGAACTCACCCGCGCCCAAGTAGGACGATTGGAGCGGTGTAAATATTTCAAAGGATCAATCTCCCTGCAAAATGCATTTCAGTAGAAAGTAGTGCGTGTGACCTGGTATGACTTTGTTGCGGGCCCCTGATTCTTCCAGAAATCCCAATCGCCAGAGGGATCATGAATTTAATAAAACTGGCGTGAGACTGCTTTCTCCCGGTATCAATGCAAGGGGCCGAAACTCTGGTTAACTTTGTAGTTAATCCTGGGGGGAGCCAGAGGTGATTATTGCTGCAATGTACTAATGTGCTTGGTTCTGCTTTGTTACTCTGCCCTTGCCTCATGGATTTGTCAAGAAAATTTCGAGATTTTTACACATTCTTCCCAATGCCGGAAAATTTTCATATTGAAACAAAACACAATAAGAGTTACAGTTAGTAGGTTCACTCCCCCCGTATTCCAAACTTGGAGAATAGATGACCCTTTCCAGACGACAATTCGTTGGAATGGGAGGGCTTGTTGTCGCGTCAGCCATTGCGCCGCTCGAAGCGGCCAACAAGGCCCTCGCGACCGGGATCCCTTCCTTTAACGCAGCACAAGAAATTCCTCTGCAGTACATGAGCGCTGACACTTTTCGTCCTCACATCGGTACCAGGTTCCAGGTGCATGCCTCACCAAGACCAGTATTTCTTACCCTTATCGCAGTCGATGACGAGACCAAAGTAGCAACTCCCGTCAGAGGTCTTCACGTGGGAATGCAAAATCTGGGTCGAAATCCGTCTGCATCAACAACGCAAACGGAGACGTATGCCCTTCGCTTTCGGGGACAACCAGGTACTGCGCTGAGCCAAGGCACATACGTTTTCGAGGGCGGGGTGGGCAAGATTGCACTGTTTATCGTTCCCGCAGGTCCGCCGAGACGTGGTATGCGTGTACCAACGTACACGGCGATCATTTGCCATGTGCCGCGGTGAGAGTGGGAATTTGATCAGACTGGAACGGAAGTGGCCTGCCCGCTTCCGCTCCGTCAGCCCTTCCACTCCATTAGGAAGTGAAATCCTTTTTCTTCAGCTTTGCGGAACCCCAGGCGCTCGAATAGACGCAATGAAGGATTAAAGTTCTCAACGTAAATCTTCACGGGCTTGCCGGCCTGGGTGGCTTCGCGAATAATCCCGTTTAAAACATACGATCCGATTCCTGCGTTGCGACTTTGCGGGAGCACAGTGATATCGGCAATGTGGAAAGCTTCAGGCAATCTGGCCAGGAAGATGCGGCCAACGGGTTTTTCATCCTGACAAATAATATCGTGGGTTGCACCGGGAAACTGTGTGTCATAGTGACGCTTCTGCGCCTCAAACTGCATGCGGACGAAAGCCTCTTTCTGGGCTTCATTCCAAGGGACTAAAGACAACTCCTGCTCGCGCGTGCTGGTATATACCTGCAAAAGAAAAGGTTCGTCGTCGGCTTGCACGGGACGCAACGTAATCTTTTGCGGATCGCTCACCGGCTCTCCGGTTTGCGGAACCGGTTGAAGACCACCTCATACTGCATGCCTTCCTGGTCAACGCCAATGGGCACGATAAAAAGATCGAGGGAGCCGATCTTTTCGTGTTCCAGCCGGTAAATCTGCTGTTGCAGACGCTGCGTATGCGGACCACGAAAATACAACGAGAATTGTTCCTGTTGCGGTGCAGTGCTGCGCTCGTTGACTTCGGTCAGACGCAACGTTAATGGTTCCGAGTTTGGCAGTAATATTTTGAATTCTGAATTCAGATGTTCGGAAAAAATCTTGCTGCTTAGATTGTCCGTCATTGAGGGCCGCCTGTAAGTATGATGAAAATCAATTTCGGTTTCCGCAGTTTACCCGGGATTCAACTGCATGCGGTAGTACATTTCATCTTCGCCGAACCTGGAGAAGCCCAGGCGCTGGTAAAGATTAACCGCCCGGTTCCCTTTTAACACCTGAAGCCGCAGCGGCACGCCTGCCTGCCGGGATTCGATGATGAGTGCGGTGAGCAGCTCGGTGCCAATTCCGCAGCTCTGATGTTCCGGCAACAAAGAAATATCTATAAGATGAAATTCCTGTGGGCCGCGAAGTACGATCATTCGTCCGATGGGCTGCTCCTCTCGGAGAACAACCTGGTACTCGGCCCCGGCGTAGGCGGCTTCATACCAGCGGGTCTGCGCCATAAACTGCATGCGCAGGAATGCTTCTTGCTGGGGCTTATCCCATCCCCACTTGGAGACCTCTTCCTGGCGAGTGCTGGCGTAGACGCCATAAACAAAATTATCGTCCCCGGGCTGCTGCGGACGCAGGTGTACATTCATAGAATTCTTTGGCTTTCATTGTAACTTTTGGGGGGCCCGGATACAGTGGATCAGTTTTGAGAACGCGTTTCGAGACGAAATCCCTACCTGTAACTTACTAAATTGCCGTATCTTTGTTAAATTCCTGTAAATACGCATCTTAAGATAGGCATGGGGGAAGTTCAAATTATTTTATTTAAGCCTTTGATTTACAGCAGGCACAAGCTTAGCATTATGCACGGCAACTTGAGTGGGTGATATTGAGAATCATCCTCCATAACTTTGGCATCTATAAGTCCTGGCTGTATCGGCAAATCTAACGGGCGCAAATATTTCGTACATTCTGCAACGGAATCACGGAAGAATCATCTTATTTAAAGCGGACGCAACGAGGATACATGCCTATGTCACCTACCGTCATCACGCCGCCCACCAGCACCACGAGAACAAAGTCGCGTTCCGAAAAATCGGCCCCGAACCAGCGCCAAGAGATGGCCCGGGTGCGCGCTTTGACAGATCGTCTCTTCCGCCGGGTGCGCCCTGAAGCTTACTTCGACAGGCCTATCCCTGAGCGGCACCGGATTCTTTTCTACATGGGACATCTGGAAGCCTTCGACTGGAACCTCATAGGAAAAAACGGCCTCGGGTCCAACCCCATCAGTGAAGAGTTAGACAATCTGTTTGCCTTCGGGATTGATCCGCCGGTCGGCCAGCTTCCCCAGGACCAGCCCAGCGACTGGCCATCCGTCGATCATGCCCGCCAGTACGTAGAAGCGGTGCGCAAGAAACTCGACAGCGCGATGGAAGCAGCGCCCGCAGAGATGATTGATATGGCGCTCGAACACCGCCTCATGCACGCCGAAACATTTACCTACATCCTGCACAACCTACCCTACACCCGCAAAATCTTAGAGAACGAGAGCATTGCCGGCAGCGGTCCGTCTTTAAATCAAAAAAGCCCACAACTGCAAATGATGGAAGTCAGCGCGGGAACCGTAACCCTGGGCATGAAGCACGAAGATGGCTTTGGCTGGGACAACGAGTTTGAGCAACACACGCGGGATGTATCCGCGTTTGCCATGAGCAAGCACAAAATCACCAACGGCCAGTACCTGGAGTTCGTAAAAGCCGGCGGCGAGCCGCCGCATTACTGGCTTTGTCGTAACGATCAATGGTCCTATCGCGGCATGAATGCCGAAGTACCGCTCCCGCTGGACTGGCCGGTTTATGTCACGCAGTCGCAGGCCGAGGCCTACGCGCAATGGACCAGAAAATCCCTGCCCACAGAAGAACAGTTCCATCGCGCCGCTTTTGGAATGCGGGAAGGCGAGCAAGTTTTTCCCTGGGGAAACGAACCAGCCGGTGCCCATTTTGGGAACTTCAGCTTCCATAACGCTGATTTGGTTTCCGTTACCGCAACCCCAGCGGGAGACAGTGCATTCGGAATCTCGCAACTTATCGGTAACGGATGGGAGTGGACACGAAGCTTGTTCAAGCCATTTCCCGGTTTCGCAGCATCCCCGTCGTATCCGGGGTATTCAGCAAACTTCTTTGATAATGATCATTTTGTTTTGAAGGGCGCGTCGTGCGCAACCGACACCCGCCTGATTCGGCCAAGCTTTCGCAATTGGTTTCGCCGGGATTATCCCTATGCCTACACAACTTTCCGAGTCGTGGAAAACTAAGATGCCAGCAACCTTACTGACACCCCGAGTAGTAACAACCGAAGCCCCGTGCCTAAAAACTGCCAACGTAATTGAGCAGTTTGCCACCGATGTTCGCGAAGGACTGCGCAAATTTCCCAAAAAGCTCTCGGCAAAGTATTTCTACGATGAGATTGGCAGCGCGCTCTTCGACGTAATTACGCTGCTACCCGAATACGGACTCACCCGCGCCGATGAGCGCCTGTTGCGCCGCAATGCCGAGACGCTCGCGCTGCGCCTGACCCCCGACCTCATCGTGGCTGAACTGGGCAGCGGAAGCGGGCGCAAGACCAAGCCAATTCTGCGAGCCATCAGCGAGCTGCAAGGTCCGCTTACTTACTACGCCATTGACGGCTCCTTGACTGCCCTAGAGCGCTGCAGCCATGAGCTTGCCGGAGTGCCAGGGGCGCAAGTTCGCACCCTGCAGTGTTTCTATGAAGAGGGCTTAGAGCGGATTGCCGAATACCGTTCCCGCGGGGAGCGCCTGCTGGTGCTCTTTCTGGGAAGCAGCATTGGCAACTTCGAGCGCGACGAGGCGGCTGCTTTTCTGGCGCAGGTCCGAAGCCACCTTCAGCCCGGAGACGCACTGCTGCTGGGCGCTGATCTGGTGAAACCAGTGCCCCAGTTGCTCGAAGCTTATGACGATCCGCCGGGAGTCACTGCCGCGTTTAACTTGAACCTTCTGGCCCGAATCAATCGCGAGCTGGGAGCGGACTTCGATCTCAGCAACTTCAGTCATGAGGCGCGCTGGTGCGCAAGCGAGCGGCGAATCGAAATGCATCTGTGCTCGCTGGCAAGCCAGGTCGTCACCATCCCAGGCGCAGACTGCCGCGTTTCCTTCGAGCAAGGCGAGACCATATGGACCGAGTCATCGCACAAGTTCATGCCAGATGAACTGTCGCAGATGGCAGTGCACGCCGGTTTCATTTGTGAAGCGCAGTGGATTGATGAAGAGTGGCCCTTCGCTGAGAATTTGTGGGTAGTCGAGTAGATGATCTAGCAATCAGCGCTCAGCCAA
This genomic interval carries:
- a CDS encoding SUMF1/EgtB/PvdO family nonheme iron enzyme, with amino-acid sequence MSPTVITPPTSTTRTKSRSEKSAPNQRQEMARVRALTDRLFRRVRPEAYFDRPIPERHRILFYMGHLEAFDWNLIGKNGLGSNPISEELDNLFAFGIDPPVGQLPQDQPSDWPSVDHARQYVEAVRKKLDSAMEAAPAEMIDMALEHRLMHAETFTYILHNLPYTRKILENESIAGSGPSLNQKSPQLQMMEVSAGTVTLGMKHEDGFGWDNEFEQHTRDVSAFAMSKHKITNGQYLEFVKAGGEPPHYWLCRNDQWSYRGMNAEVPLPLDWPVYVTQSQAEAYAQWTRKSLPTEEQFHRAAFGMREGEQVFPWGNEPAGAHFGNFSFHNADLVSVTATPAGDSAFGISQLIGNGWEWTRSLFKPFPGFAASPSYPGYSANFFDNDHFVLKGASCATDTRLIRPSFRNWFRRDYPYAYTTFRVVEN
- a CDS encoding GNAT family N-acetyltransferase; translation: MSDPQKITLRPVQADDEPFLLQVYTSTREQELSLVPWNEAQKEAFVRMQFEAQKRHYDTQFPGATHDIICQDEKPVGRIFLARLPEAFHIADITVLPQSRNAGIGSYVLNGIIREATQAGKPVKIYVENFNPSLRLFERLGFRKAEEKGFHFLMEWKG
- the egtD gene encoding L-histidine N(alpha)-methyltransferase, which translates into the protein MPATLLTPRVVTTEAPCLKTANVIEQFATDVREGLRKFPKKLSAKYFYDEIGSALFDVITLLPEYGLTRADERLLRRNAETLALRLTPDLIVAELGSGSGRKTKPILRAISELQGPLTYYAIDGSLTALERCSHELAGVPGAQVRTLQCFYEEGLERIAEYRSRGERLLVLFLGSSIGNFERDEAAAFLAQVRSHLQPGDALLLGADLVKPVPQLLEAYDDPPGVTAAFNLNLLARINRELGADFDLSNFSHEARWCASERRIEMHLCSLASQVVTIPGADCRVSFEQGETIWTESSHKFMPDELSQMAVHAGFICEAQWIDEEWPFAENLWVVE
- a CDS encoding GNAT family N-acetyltransferase; amino-acid sequence: MNVHLRPQQPGDDNFVYGVYASTRQEEVSKWGWDKPQQEAFLRMQFMAQTRWYEAAYAGAEYQVVLREEQPIGRMIVLRGPQEFHLIDISLLPEHQSCGIGTELLTALIIESRQAGVPLRLQVLKGNRAVNLYQRLGFSRFGEDEMYYRMQLNPG